AAAGGAAGAATAAAGATCAAAAAATTACTTTCCCTGACTGGAATCATTTAAAAAAATTTGCTCCATACCTTATCCTTCTAATAACTTTAGGAGCTTTCTTTGTTAGAATTTACAGAGTTGGATTTTTATCGGTTTGGCTGGATGAGTACATGCACATCAATCCGGCTTTGGATATTTTGAATGGTCGTGAAATTTCTGAATCAGATATTAATGGTATTTTTCTAACCTGGATTGTTACCTTATTTTTTAAGATTTTCGGTATTAGAGAATTGGTAGCACGCATTCCTAGCGTTTTATTTGGAGCAGCCACCATCCCTTTAATTTATTATTTTACAAAAAAACTATATAACCGAAGCATTGGATTAATGGCTTCAACCTTTGCCGCTTTTTCTTTATATTTAATTTGTTGGTCTAGAATAGCACGAAATTACGCAAGTTTTGGTTTTTCTTATATCCTTTTATTAATCGTTATTTGGCTGACCTTTAATTCTATTCATAAAAATCAAAATAAAACAGGATTCTGGTATCAAAACAATATCAACACCAGATATTTATTAATTCTTCCCTTAGTGTTCATTTTCTCTCTAATCAACCATCAGCTCACTTTTTTTGCCCTGTTTGGATTAAGCATTTATATTTTAATTAATGCTATTGTAAAGATCTTTCGAAAGACTCCCAAACGATTTACTAATATCTATGCTATTCTATCTTATTTTATTATCCTCGGCTTGATAATCTTCTTTACGCCCGCTTTACTGGATAAAGTTGCCCGTCCAATTCTTGGGATTCTATTACCTGAAAGAATAATAAACTGGATTCTTCCGGACTGGAGTTATATTATAGGCAAATTAAAATCATCTGATGAAGCTTTTAAAAGTTTTATCGTATATTTTAATGTACTTAAGAGTGACTTCGCTATAATTTATTACTTAGGTTTTCTGGGCATTATATCTTCATTTTTTATCCGGGGTAAAAAACAAGAAGCAATCTATCTTTTTTCTATGTTTGTTGTTCCGTTTCTTTTAATGAGTTTTATTTTTAGAGATCCCAGTACGCCAAATTATATATATTATATATACCCAATATTTTTAATTTATATATCAATATTTATTTACTTTTTTGTAAAATATTTTTTAAAAAAAATATTTTCCCACAATTTTCTTTCAAAAAGATCTTTCAATCATTTTATTTTACTCCTCATAATTCTTTTAATCTTCATTGCGATACCCAGAAAAGAGATAAAATCCTTAATCACTACAAAAAAACACGGACAAGTTGTTAAAAAAGAATTATTTTACAACCGATATATTGACTGGAAAAGTGTTTGCAATCAGATTAAACTATATATAAATAAAGAGGATGTTATTTTATCTACATGGCCTAGTGCTACAAACTTTTATCTTAACAGGAATAATAGCGTTTGGTTTCGACAAAGAGTTTACGATACCAAATTAAAAAAATATGTAAACCGTAAGCCTACTAATCAAAAAAATTCTGCCTATACTTTACAAGAATTAATAAACACTTACAAAGAAAATCAAAGAGGATGGTTCTTTGCTGATTATTACTTTCATAACATTTTTACTGATCCTAAAGCCAGGGATTTTGTTATTAAAAATATGAATTATCATTTTAATATTGATAATGATGGAGAAATAAAGGTTTTTAGTTGGAATCATCAAAGAAAAAGGAAATACCGTAATTCAATGCTTATTGAATTAGGTAGAAATAAAAGAAAACTTGCTTCAAAACCTTTAAATTTTACTATAAAATCAATTGACCAAATACGAAATGGCCTTTTAATTGGTATTGACGCTGAAGGTATCGATAAAAAAAATGAAGCTTATGTAATTATTAATAAAAAACAATACGCTGTTTTTAATCTGCATAAAAATAAATCTTCAATAGAAAATGCAAAAAGACAGAATTTTACAGCTGTAGTTAAAAAAGAGTGGTTAAAAGAGGGACAAAATATAATGCAATTTGTTTATAACAAAGATGTAGCAGATTATCCTAAAGGATATGTCATTTATAATGTGTTTTTTAAAAATCAATAAAATAAGATATGAAAATATTAATTACCGGAGTAGCCGGGTTCATTGGATCAAATTTAACAAAAGCATTATTAAACAATGGACATTCAGTTTACGGAATTGACAATTTGAGTTATGGAAATTTAACAAATATTGA
This Halanaerobiales bacterium DNA region includes the following protein-coding sequences:
- a CDS encoding glycosyltransferase family 39 protein; this translates as MKKKISKKRKNKDQKITFPDWNHLKKFAPYLILLITLGAFFVRIYRVGFLSVWLDEYMHINPALDILNGREISESDINGIFLTWIVTLFFKIFGIRELVARIPSVLFGAATIPLIYYFTKKLYNRSIGLMASTFAAFSLYLICWSRIARNYASFGFSYILLLIVIWLTFNSIHKNQNKTGFWYQNNINTRYLLILPLVFIFSLINHQLTFFALFGLSIYILINAIVKIFRKTPKRFTNIYAILSYFIILGLIIFFTPALLDKVARPILGILLPERIINWILPDWSYIIGKLKSSDEAFKSFIVYFNVLKSDFAIIYYLGFLGIISSFFIRGKKQEAIYLFSMFVVPFLLMSFIFRDPSTPNYIYYIYPIFLIYISIFIYFFVKYFLKKIFSHNFLSKRSFNHFILLLIILLIFIAIPRKEIKSLITTKKHGQVVKKELFYNRYIDWKSVCNQIKLYINKEDVILSTWPSATNFYLNRNNSVWFRQRVYDTKLKKYVNRKPTNQKNSAYTLQELINTYKENQRGWFFADYYFHNIFTDPKARDFVIKNMNYHFNIDNDGEIKVFSWNHQRKRKYRNSMLIELGRNKRKLASKPLNFTIKSIDQIRNGLLIGIDAEGIDKKNEAYVIINKKQYAVFNLHKNKSSIENAKRQNFTAVVKKEWLKEGQNIMQFVYNKDVADYPKGYVIYNVFFKNQ